The following coding sequences lie in one Hippopotamus amphibius kiboko isolate mHipAmp2 chromosome 17, mHipAmp2.hap2, whole genome shotgun sequence genomic window:
- the ERAL1 gene encoding GTPase Era, mitochondrial isoform X2, whose translation MAASGWRGAALLRTVLGVWKPGPDAAREWVTRLPSLVGCQRRCVSCVSGPAFSGPRLASACRPDGQNSALDCFFGLSEPDSSLTLHVPAVSIHRDEQDLLLVHCPDMPENPRVLRVVLLGAPNAGKSTLSNQLLGRKVFPVSRKVHTTRSQALGVITEKETQVILLDTPGLISPAKQKRSASLTRPFMNRVCLSLRHHLELSLLEDPWKSMESADLVVVLVDVSDKWTRNKLSPQVLRCLTQFSQVPSVLVMNKVDCLKQKSVLLELTATLTEGVVNGKKLKTRQAFRSQPGTHCLSPAAKGPDTQSVGDPQRIGWPHFQEIFMLSALSQEDVKTLKQYFLAQARPGPWEFHSGVLTSQTPEEICTNMIREKLLEYLPEEVPYNVQQRTVIWEEGPNGELMIEQKLLVSKESHMIAQEVGRDLMNIFLCEVRLRLSVKLLK comes from the exons ATGGCGGCCTCCGGCTGGCGTGGGGCTGCGCTCCTAAGAACCGTGTTAGGGGTCTGGAAGCCGGGTCCCGACGCCGCGAGAGAATGGGTGACCCGGCTCCCCTCGCTCGTGGGCTGTCAGCGGAGATGCGTTTCCTGTGTCTCAGGCCCGGCCTTCTCTGGTCCCCGTCTGGCCTCGGCTTGTCGCCCAGATGGCCAGAACTCAGCCCTGGACTGCTTCTTCGGACTCTCTGAGCCAGACAGCTCGTTGACCCTTCACGTCCCCGCCGTGTCCATACACAGAG ATGAGCAGGATCTCCTCTTGGTCCATTGCCCCGACATGCCCGAGAACCCCCGAGTGCTACGAGTGGTCCTCCTGGGTGCCCCGAATGCAGGGAAGTCAACACTCTCCAACCAGCTGCTGGGCCGAAAA GTGTTCCCTGTCTCCAGGAAGGTGCACACCACTCGCAGCCAAGCTCTGGGGGTCATCACAGAAAAAGAGACCCAGGTG ATTCTGCTTGACACACCTGGCCTCATCAGTCCTGCTAAACAGAAAAG GAGTGCATCACTCACAAGACCCTTCATGAACCGTGTATGTCTGTCCCTTAGGCACCATCTGGAGCTCTCTTTGTTGGAAGATCCATGGAAGAGCATGGAATCTGCTGATCTGG TTGTGGTTCTTGTGGATGTCTCGGATAAGTGGACTCGGAACAAGCTTAGTCCCCAGGTGCTCCGGTGCTTGACCCAGTTCTCCCAAGTCCCCAGCGTCCTTGTCATGAACAAG GTTGATTGCCTGAAGCAGAAGTCAGTTCTCTTGGAGCTCACAGCAACCCTCACTGAAGGTGTGGTCAACGGCAAGAAGCTCAAAACGAGGCAGGCTTTCCGCTCACAGCCAGGCACCCATTGCCTCAGCCCGGCTGCTAAGGGCCCAGACACACAGTCTGTGGGAGACCCTCAGCGGATTGGCTGGCCCCACTTCCAGGAGATATTCATGTTGTCAGCCCTAAGCCAGGAGGATGTAAAAACACTAAAG CAATATTTCCTGGCACAGGCCCGGCCAGGGCCTTGGGAGTTCCACAGTGGAGTCCTCACCAGTCAGACGCCTGAGGAGATCTGCACCAATATGATCCGAGAGAAGCTCCTCGAGTACCTGCCTGAGGAGGTGCCCTACAACGTGCAGCAG AGGACAGTGATATGGGAAGAAGGGCCAAACGGGGAGCTGATGATCGAGCAGAAGCTTCTGGTGTCCAAAGAATCTCACATG ATTGCGCAAGAGGTGGGCCGTGACCTCATGAACATCTTCCTCTGTGAAGTTCGGCTCCGCCTGTCTGTGAAACTCCTCAAGTGA
- the ERAL1 gene encoding GTPase Era, mitochondrial isoform X1, translating to MAASGWRGAALLRTVLGVWKPGPDAAREWVTRLPSLVGCQRRCVSCVSGPAFSGPRLASACRPDGQNSALDCFFGLSEPDSSLTLHVPAVSIHRDEQDLLLVHCPDMPENPRVLRVVLLGAPNAGKSTLSNQLLGRKVFPVSRKVHTTRSQALGVITEKETQVILLDTPGLISPAKQKRSASLTRPFMNRVCLSLRHHLELSLLEDPWKSMESADLVVVLVDVSDKWTRNKLSPQVLRCLTQFSQVPSVLVMNKVDCLKQKSVLLELTATLTEGVVNGKKLKTRQAFRSQPGTHCLSPAAKGPDTQSVGDPQRIGWPHFQEIFMLSALSQEDVKTLKQYFLAQARPGPWEFHSGVLTSQTPEEICTNMIREKLLEYLPEEVPYNVQQRTVIWEEGPNGELMIEQKLLVSKESHMRILIGPKGYLISQIAQEVGRDLMNIFLCEVRLRLSVKLLK from the exons ATGGCGGCCTCCGGCTGGCGTGGGGCTGCGCTCCTAAGAACCGTGTTAGGGGTCTGGAAGCCGGGTCCCGACGCCGCGAGAGAATGGGTGACCCGGCTCCCCTCGCTCGTGGGCTGTCAGCGGAGATGCGTTTCCTGTGTCTCAGGCCCGGCCTTCTCTGGTCCCCGTCTGGCCTCGGCTTGTCGCCCAGATGGCCAGAACTCAGCCCTGGACTGCTTCTTCGGACTCTCTGAGCCAGACAGCTCGTTGACCCTTCACGTCCCCGCCGTGTCCATACACAGAG ATGAGCAGGATCTCCTCTTGGTCCATTGCCCCGACATGCCCGAGAACCCCCGAGTGCTACGAGTGGTCCTCCTGGGTGCCCCGAATGCAGGGAAGTCAACACTCTCCAACCAGCTGCTGGGCCGAAAA GTGTTCCCTGTCTCCAGGAAGGTGCACACCACTCGCAGCCAAGCTCTGGGGGTCATCACAGAAAAAGAGACCCAGGTG ATTCTGCTTGACACACCTGGCCTCATCAGTCCTGCTAAACAGAAAAG GAGTGCATCACTCACAAGACCCTTCATGAACCGTGTATGTCTGTCCCTTAGGCACCATCTGGAGCTCTCTTTGTTGGAAGATCCATGGAAGAGCATGGAATCTGCTGATCTGG TTGTGGTTCTTGTGGATGTCTCGGATAAGTGGACTCGGAACAAGCTTAGTCCCCAGGTGCTCCGGTGCTTGACCCAGTTCTCCCAAGTCCCCAGCGTCCTTGTCATGAACAAG GTTGATTGCCTGAAGCAGAAGTCAGTTCTCTTGGAGCTCACAGCAACCCTCACTGAAGGTGTGGTCAACGGCAAGAAGCTCAAAACGAGGCAGGCTTTCCGCTCACAGCCAGGCACCCATTGCCTCAGCCCGGCTGCTAAGGGCCCAGACACACAGTCTGTGGGAGACCCTCAGCGGATTGGCTGGCCCCACTTCCAGGAGATATTCATGTTGTCAGCCCTAAGCCAGGAGGATGTAAAAACACTAAAG CAATATTTCCTGGCACAGGCCCGGCCAGGGCCTTGGGAGTTCCACAGTGGAGTCCTCACCAGTCAGACGCCTGAGGAGATCTGCACCAATATGATCCGAGAGAAGCTCCTCGAGTACCTGCCTGAGGAGGTGCCCTACAACGTGCAGCAG AGGACAGTGATATGGGAAGAAGGGCCAAACGGGGAGCTGATGATCGAGCAGAAGCTTCTGGTGTCCAAAGAATCTCACATG aggatCCTGATTGGTCCGAAAGGGTACCTGATTTCCCAGATTGCGCAAGAGGTGGGCCGTGACCTCATGAACATCTTCCTCTGTGAAGTTCGGCTCCGCCTGTCTGTGAAACTCCTCAAGTGA
- the ERAL1 gene encoding GTPase Era, mitochondrial isoform X3, whose protein sequence is MAASGWRGAALLRTVLGVWKPGPDAAREWVTRLPSLVGCQRRCVSCVSGPAFSGPRLASACRPDGQNSALDCFFGLSEPDSSLTLHVPAVSIHRDEQDLLLVHCPDMPENPRVLRVVLLGAPNAGKSTLSNQLLGRKVFPVSRKVHTTRSQALGVITEKETQVILLDTPGLISPAKQKRHHLELSLLEDPWKSMESADLVVVLVDVSDKWTRNKLSPQVLRCLTQFSQVPSVLVMNKVDCLKQKSVLLELTATLTEGVVNGKKLKTRQAFRSQPGTHCLSPAAKGPDTQSVGDPQRIGWPHFQEIFMLSALSQEDVKTLKQYFLAQARPGPWEFHSGVLTSQTPEEICTNMIREKLLEYLPEEVPYNVQQRTVIWEEGPNGELMIEQKLLVSKESHMRILIGPKGYLISQIAQEVGRDLMNIFLCEVRLRLSVKLLK, encoded by the exons ATGGCGGCCTCCGGCTGGCGTGGGGCTGCGCTCCTAAGAACCGTGTTAGGGGTCTGGAAGCCGGGTCCCGACGCCGCGAGAGAATGGGTGACCCGGCTCCCCTCGCTCGTGGGCTGTCAGCGGAGATGCGTTTCCTGTGTCTCAGGCCCGGCCTTCTCTGGTCCCCGTCTGGCCTCGGCTTGTCGCCCAGATGGCCAGAACTCAGCCCTGGACTGCTTCTTCGGACTCTCTGAGCCAGACAGCTCGTTGACCCTTCACGTCCCCGCCGTGTCCATACACAGAG ATGAGCAGGATCTCCTCTTGGTCCATTGCCCCGACATGCCCGAGAACCCCCGAGTGCTACGAGTGGTCCTCCTGGGTGCCCCGAATGCAGGGAAGTCAACACTCTCCAACCAGCTGCTGGGCCGAAAA GTGTTCCCTGTCTCCAGGAAGGTGCACACCACTCGCAGCCAAGCTCTGGGGGTCATCACAGAAAAAGAGACCCAGGTG ATTCTGCTTGACACACCTGGCCTCATCAGTCCTGCTAAACAGAAAAG GCACCATCTGGAGCTCTCTTTGTTGGAAGATCCATGGAAGAGCATGGAATCTGCTGATCTGG TTGTGGTTCTTGTGGATGTCTCGGATAAGTGGACTCGGAACAAGCTTAGTCCCCAGGTGCTCCGGTGCTTGACCCAGTTCTCCCAAGTCCCCAGCGTCCTTGTCATGAACAAG GTTGATTGCCTGAAGCAGAAGTCAGTTCTCTTGGAGCTCACAGCAACCCTCACTGAAGGTGTGGTCAACGGCAAGAAGCTCAAAACGAGGCAGGCTTTCCGCTCACAGCCAGGCACCCATTGCCTCAGCCCGGCTGCTAAGGGCCCAGACACACAGTCTGTGGGAGACCCTCAGCGGATTGGCTGGCCCCACTTCCAGGAGATATTCATGTTGTCAGCCCTAAGCCAGGAGGATGTAAAAACACTAAAG CAATATTTCCTGGCACAGGCCCGGCCAGGGCCTTGGGAGTTCCACAGTGGAGTCCTCACCAGTCAGACGCCTGAGGAGATCTGCACCAATATGATCCGAGAGAAGCTCCTCGAGTACCTGCCTGAGGAGGTGCCCTACAACGTGCAGCAG AGGACAGTGATATGGGAAGAAGGGCCAAACGGGGAGCTGATGATCGAGCAGAAGCTTCTGGTGTCCAAAGAATCTCACATG aggatCCTGATTGGTCCGAAAGGGTACCTGATTTCCCAGATTGCGCAAGAGGTGGGCCGTGACCTCATGAACATCTTCCTCTGTGAAGTTCGGCTCCGCCTGTCTGTGAAACTCCTCAAGTGA
- the LOC130840031 gene encoding 39S ribosomal protein L41, mitochondrial-like — protein sequence MGLLSGAARALVRGADRMSQWTSKRGPRTFYRSRGAQDTGFRGRDGRFVQVKEMVPELVVPDLAGFKLKPYVNYRAPEGTDAPLTAKQLFLETAAPAIEKDFEAGTFDPERLEKYGFEPTQEGKLFQLYPKNFPR from the coding sequence ATGGGCCTCCTGAGCGGGGCGGCTCGCGCCCTGGTGAGGGGCGCGGACCGAATGAGCCAGTGGACCAGCAAGCGGGGCCCGCGCACCTTCTACAGGAGCCGCGGCGCCCAGGACACCGGCTTCCGCGGCCGCGACGGCAGGTTCGTGCAGGTCAAGGAGATGGTCCCGGAGCTGGTGGTGCCCGATCTTGCCGGCTTCAAGCTCAAGCCCTACGTGAACTACCGCGCCCCGGAGGGCACCGACGCGCCGCTGACGGCCAAGCAGCTCTTTCTGGAGACGGCGGCACCTGCTATCGAGAAGGACTTCGAGGCCGGGACTTTCGACCCCGAGCGCCTGGAGAAGTACGGCTTCGAGCCCACGCAGGAAGGCAAGCTCTTCCAGCTGTACCCCAAGAACTTCCCGCGCTAG